One Pleurocapsa sp. PCC 7327 DNA segment encodes these proteins:
- a CDS encoding acetyl ornithine aminotransferase family protein, with the protein MLSISTGQTLPQVPRIITPLPGPRAQELIERDRAVSSPSYTRGYPLVVARGEGSTIEDVDGNVFLDLTAGIAVTATGHAHPQVVRAIAEQASQLIHMSGTDFYYAPMVELAEMLAERAPFPKPEQGARARVFFTNSGAESTEGAIKLARYYTGRSRLIAFLGGFHGRTYGAMSLTGSKAVQRKGFGPLLPGVTHIPYGTHASLDYLEKNLFTSIVPPEEVAAVIVEPIQGEGGYIVPEDGFLERLRQICDRHGILMIVDEVQSGMGRTGKLLAIEHWGVMPDIVTLAKGIASGLPLGAILARPELMTWPPGSHASTFGGNPVACAAGKVTLELLEEGLIENARHRGEELLCGLTQLAQKCDRVSLPRGKGLMVAIDLFDDDGNLDPNLRNWLVDEAFCRGLLLLGCGKAAIRFCPPLIITSEQIQVALDILAQLLTEIP; encoded by the coding sequence ATGCTGAGTATCTCAACCGGACAAACACTGCCTCAAGTTCCTCGAATCATTACACCTTTACCAGGTCCTCGCGCCCAGGAACTGATCGAACGCGATCGCGCCGTATCTTCTCCTTCCTATACTCGCGGCTACCCCTTGGTGGTGGCTAGAGGAGAAGGATCTACGATCGAAGATGTAGATGGCAACGTCTTTTTAGATCTGACGGCGGGAATTGCCGTAACAGCCACCGGGCACGCCCATCCTCAGGTCGTTCGAGCTATCGCCGAACAAGCGAGCCAACTAATACACATGTCGGGGACAGATTTTTACTACGCCCCAATGGTAGAGTTGGCGGAGATGCTCGCAGAACGTGCCCCTTTCCCCAAACCCGAACAAGGGGCACGCGCCCGCGTTTTCTTTACCAATTCTGGCGCGGAATCTACCGAAGGTGCAATCAAATTGGCTCGCTACTATACGGGGCGATCGCGTCTGATTGCCTTTTTGGGAGGCTTTCACGGACGCACCTATGGAGCCATGTCGCTGACGGGTTCTAAAGCCGTTCAGAGAAAAGGATTTGGACCTCTACTTCCCGGCGTTACCCATATCCCTTACGGCACCCATGCCAGCTTGGACTATCTCGAAAAAAACCTTTTTACTTCGATAGTGCCGCCAGAAGAAGTGGCTGCGGTTATCGTCGAACCCATCCAAGGCGAAGGCGGTTATATCGTACCGGAGGATGGCTTTCTAGAACGCCTGCGCCAAATCTGCGATCGCCATGGCATTCTGATGATAGTCGATGAAGTACAGTCGGGAATGGGACGCACGGGGAAATTATTGGCGATCGAACATTGGGGAGTCATGCCCGATATCGTTACCCTCGCTAAAGGGATTGCTAGCGGACTGCCTCTCGGTGCTATCTTAGCGCGACCAGAATTAATGACTTGGCCCCCCGGTTCTCATGCCAGCACTTTTGGCGGCAATCCAGTGGCTTGTGCGGCAGGTAAAGTTACCCTAGAGCTATTGGAAGAAGGGTTAATAGAAAATGCTCGCCACAGAGGAGAAGAGTTGCTCTGTGGTTTAACGCAACTCGCCCAAAAATGCGATCGCGTTTCTCTACCTCGCGGGAAAGGATTGATGGTTGCGATCGATTTATTTGATGACGATGGCAACTTAGATCCCAATCTGCGAAATTGGCTCGTAGACGAAGCATTTTGTCGGGGGCTGTTGCTTCTCGGTTGCGGTAAGGCAGCAATTCGCTTTTGTCCGCCCTTGATAATTACTAGCGAACAGATTCAAGTGGCGTTAGACATTCTCGCCCAATTATTAACAGAAATCCCATGA
- a CDS encoding DUF1338 domain-containing protein → MKQAQIARQLWERLWQDYSRRVEYARVYQSIIEEAGGAIANDHIAFRSLRLTLDRPMGKINLGIPYIADIAEALGYEVAGEYEFPDRYLSARHYHHPEQDRFDLPKLFISELVVDTLPDSIVRQIEATVSSGNFFDLEFLKPKIEATSTDAEIEQIATVLQTAFIRPWEPPKRSLVESVNQVSQYGAWVLLHGYAVNHFTGYINRQHTLQYPDIESTARALAQRGVPMKDAIEGSRGSGLRQTATQAVTELVDVWDDAKGELSQIPWTYAYYEIAERNFIEISPGKTALFEGFLNTQAKNLFEMTRRSEDSNQ, encoded by the coding sequence ATGAAACAAGCACAAATCGCCCGCCAACTGTGGGAACGCCTATGGCAAGATTACAGCCGTCGCGTCGAGTATGCTCGCGTCTATCAATCGATAATAGAAGAAGCAGGCGGCGCGATCGCTAACGATCATATCGCTTTTCGTTCCCTGCGCTTAACCCTCGATCGCCCGATGGGAAAAATTAACTTGGGCATTCCCTATATTGCTGATATTGCAGAAGCGTTAGGCTACGAAGTCGCTGGTGAATACGAATTTCCCGATCGATATCTCTCTGCCCGTCACTACCACCATCCCGAACAAGATCGGTTTGACTTACCCAAACTTTTCATCAGCGAACTGGTGGTGGATACATTACCCGATTCCATTGTTCGACAAATCGAAGCAACCGTTAGTTCTGGCAACTTTTTTGATTTAGAGTTCCTCAAACCCAAGATTGAAGCTACATCTACCGATGCAGAGATCGAACAAATTGCTACGGTTCTCCAAACCGCCTTTATTCGCCCTTGGGAACCTCCCAAGCGATCGCTAGTCGAATCAGTTAACCAAGTTTCTCAATACGGTGCCTGGGTTCTTTTGCATGGCTATGCAGTCAATCACTTTACAGGCTATATTAACCGCCAGCATACCCTTCAATATCCCGATATCGAAAGTACGGCTCGCGCTTTGGCACAACGAGGTGTCCCGATGAAAGATGCGATCGAAGGCAGTCGGGGAAGCGGTTTGCGACAAACAGCTACCCAAGCAGTCACAGAATTAGTTGACGTTTGGGACGATGCTAAGGGCGAACTGTCTCAAATTCCGTGGACGTATGCTTATTATGAGATAGCCGAGCGAAATTTTATTGAAATTTCTCCCGGAAAAACTGCCTTGTTTGAAGGATTTCTCAATACACAGGCAAAGAATTTATTTGAGATGACGAGGAGATCGGAGGACAGTAATCAGTAA
- a CDS encoding patatin-like phospholipase family protein has translation MDLASCAIPNIFGAVEIGKDAYWDGIFSDNPPTDELTNPYYLTGWQLS, from the coding sequence TTGGATCTAGCCTCTTGCGCGATTCCTAATATTTTTGGTGCCGTTGAGATTGGTAAGGATGCTTATTGGGACGGGATCTTTTCAGACAATCCTCCCACGGATGAATTGACAAATCCCTACTATCTGACGGGGTGGCAACTCAGCTAG
- a CDS encoding cation:proton antiporter subunit C, translated as MLEAFIFATILCGFFGIILKKNLVMKIVSMDVMSTGAIAYYVLIASRDGLFTPIISDVKNVAYSDPVPQAVILTAIVIGFSIQALMLVGVMKLARDNPTLESSEIEKSNTP; from the coding sequence ATGTTAGAAGCATTCATCTTCGCCACAATATTGTGTGGATTTTTCGGCATTATCCTTAAAAAAAATCTAGTGATGAAGATCGTCTCTATGGATGTTATGAGTACAGGAGCGATCGCCTATTACGTATTGATTGCGTCGCGAGATGGCTTATTTACACCAATTATTTCGGATGTCAAAAATGTCGCTTACTCCGATCCAGTTCCCCAGGCAGTTATTTTAACAGCAATTGTCATTGGTTTTTCGATTCAGGCTCTCATGCTTGTGGGTGTTATGAAGTTGGCACGGGATAATCCCACTTTAGAAAGTAGCGAAATCGAGAAGAGCAATACTCCATGA
- a CDS encoding cation:proton antiporter — protein sequence MTNNITIAWLVLPFFIGFTLYLLPRLDRYLALGVAFVSAGYALELFFEESPLKLKLLDNFGVTLVADRLSGFFILTNALVTAAVLLYCWRSGKKAFFYMQTIILHGSVNATFICADLISLYVALEVISIAAFLLIAYPRTDRSIWVALRYLFVSNTAMLFYLVGAVLIYQAHHSFHFAGLRGSPPEAIALIFLGLLVKGGIFVSGLWLPLTHSESETPVSAMLSGVVVKAGVFPLVRCALLLEEIDPIVRFFGVGTALLGVFYAVFEKDTKRMLAFHTVSQLGFVLAAPVVGGFYALTHGLVKSALFLIAGILPSRNFKELQHQPIATPIWIALVIASFSISGFPLLSGFGAKVLTTKSLLPWQVVGMNLAALGTAISFAKFIFLPHERIEKKEEVQSGFWWAMTILLGGLIAANIVYYEAYTVNNIVKPLVTIAIGWLAYILFFKQTGIKLSRAIEQFDHQIGLMSLMLIFLFWMVWA from the coding sequence ATGACTAACAACATTACGATCGCCTGGCTCGTCTTACCCTTTTTTATCGGATTTACGCTTTATCTGCTGCCCAGACTCGATCGCTATCTAGCACTAGGGGTAGCATTCGTTTCGGCAGGATATGCCTTAGAGCTATTTTTCGAGGAATCACCCTTAAAGCTAAAGCTACTAGATAATTTTGGCGTTACTTTAGTAGCCGATCGATTGAGTGGTTTCTTTATCCTCACCAATGCCCTAGTAACCGCAGCTGTCCTACTCTACTGTTGGCGTAGCGGAAAGAAGGCTTTTTTTTATATGCAGACCATTATTCTGCATGGCAGTGTTAATGCCACCTTTATCTGTGCAGATTTGATCAGTTTATACGTGGCTTTAGAGGTAATCAGTATTGCGGCGTTTCTCTTAATTGCCTATCCCCGTACCGATCGATCGATCTGGGTAGCATTACGCTATCTGTTTGTTAGTAACACGGCAATGCTTTTTTATCTGGTGGGGGCGGTACTAATCTATCAGGCGCATCATTCCTTTCATTTTGCCGGTTTGCGCGGTTCTCCGCCAGAAGCGATCGCGCTTATTTTTCTCGGACTCTTGGTAAAAGGGGGCATCTTTGTATCGGGATTGTGGCTACCGTTGACCCACTCCGAATCAGAAACTCCAGTATCGGCGATGCTGTCGGGAGTAGTGGTCAAAGCAGGAGTTTTTCCGCTAGTGCGTTGCGCGCTGCTGTTAGAGGAAATCGATCCCATTGTCAGGTTTTTTGGGGTTGGGACAGCACTACTGGGCGTATTTTATGCCGTGTTTGAAAAAGATACTAAGCGGATGTTGGCATTTCACACGGTTTCCCAGTTAGGTTTTGTTTTGGCTGCCCCAGTCGTAGGCGGGTTTTATGCCTTAACCCACGGTTTGGTTAAATCCGCCCTGTTCTTGATCGCTGGTATTCTGCCAAGCCGTAATTTTAAGGAACTGCAACATCAGCCCATCGCTACCCCAATCTGGATTGCCCTGGTTATCGCCAGCTTTTCTATATCTGGCTTTCCCCTCTTGTCTGGTTTTGGGGCTAAAGTTTTGACCACTAAGAGTTTGTTGCCTTGGCAGGTTGTTGGGATGAATCTTGCCGCACTGGGAACTGCCATCTCCTTTGCTAAATTTATTTTTCTGCCCCATGAGAGGATTGAGAAAAAAGAAGAGGTACAATCTGGTTTTTGGTGGGCAATGACGATCTTACTCGGCGGATTAATTGCAGCCAACATTGTATATTACGAAGCTTATACCGTAAACAATATCGTCAAACCGCTAGTAACTATTGCTATTGGCTGGTTGGCATATATTTTGTTTTTTAAACAGACGGGGATTAAATTATCCCGTGCGATCGAGCAATTCGACCATCAGATCGGGCTGATGAGTCTGATGTTAATCTTTCTCTTCTGGATGGTTTGGGCATGA
- a CDS encoding Na+/H+ antiporter subunit E yields the protein MIRYLDLILRLAIWFLLTADASLANIIIGVGIALLLPRSHTAPGALKDWLRTLWEIVVAIPKAYLEAVEIIFRPHNHEDVTMERVKPQRTPGLIFLDIFLITFTPKTIVLKYHEKGWYEVHRVRRRPPR from the coding sequence ATGATTAGATATCTGGATTTAATATTACGACTGGCAATCTGGTTTTTGCTCACCGCCGATGCGAGCTTGGCAAATATTATTATCGGTGTTGGTATCGCATTACTCTTGCCCCGCAGCCATACTGCCCCAGGAGCATTAAAAGATTGGCTGCGAACGTTGTGGGAGATTGTTGTTGCGATTCCCAAAGCATATCTTGAGGCTGTGGAAATCATCTTCCGTCCCCACAATCACGAAGATGTCACGATGGAGCGAGTCAAACCCCAACGGACGCCGGGACTCATATTTCTAGATATATTTTTGATTACCTTTACTCCCAAAACCATTGTCTTGAAGTACCACGAAAAAGGCTGGTACGAAGTACACCGAGTGCGGCGGAGGCCACCCAGATGA
- a CDS encoding monovalent cation/H(+) antiporter subunit G has product MIDLLGYICIGIGVIFWFWGTFPLIGNKSVLFKLHSLSVADTLGSMSIVIGLLLKIPREWPLLILAIITLAIWNTVLGYVLAYCSSSGGDND; this is encoded by the coding sequence ATGATCGATCTTTTAGGTTACATCTGTATCGGTATCGGAGTTATTTTCTGGTTCTGGGGAACTTTTCCTTTAATAGGTAACAAATCGGTATTATTTAAACTACACAGTTTGTCTGTTGCTGATACCTTGGGTTCGATGAGTATTGTTATTGGTTTGCTGCTGAAGATCCCCAGAGAGTGGCCACTGTTAATCTTGGCAATCATTACTTTGGCAATCTGGAATACAGTGCTGGGATATGTGTTGGCATACTGTTCCAGTAGCGGAGGCGACAATGACTGA
- a CDS encoding DUF4040 domain-containing protein produces the protein MTDSYIYVITALLPLTACMLVCQVNPYHALVIRGILGAVAALVYAVLGAADVALTEALVGTMLAITLYVVAVRSSLVMRIGILKDGTSEGSKSLQNGKGGCDFEELEELIDNLRTTISKYHLRLELVTYPDRRALNQGLIEKEIHATLTKSETWERDDQKCTVEEDERQPYQTAIGVRRLYEIMQSELSSSRTILTYVGAAKAQEKH, from the coding sequence ATGACTGATAGCTATATCTATGTCATAACTGCTCTACTGCCGTTAACGGCTTGTATGTTGGTATGTCAGGTCAATCCCTATCATGCCCTAGTTATCCGAGGCATACTGGGAGCGGTAGCAGCGTTGGTGTATGCGGTTTTAGGAGCTGCGGATGTGGCTTTGACTGAAGCCTTGGTAGGTACGATGCTGGCGATTACGCTTTACGTGGTTGCAGTGCGTTCGTCATTGGTGATGCGGATTGGAATACTCAAGGACGGAACGAGCGAGGGTAGTAAGTCTCTGCAAAACGGCAAAGGCGGATGCGATTTTGAAGAATTAGAAGAATTAATAGATAATTTACGAACAACGATTAGCAAATATCATCTGCGTTTGGAGTTAGTGACCTACCCAGATAGACGAGCTTTAAATCAGGGATTAATCGAAAAAGAAATCCACGCTACCTTGACTAAATCGGAAACATGGGAACGGGATGACCAAAAATGCACAGTAGAAGAGGACGAGCGACAGCCCTATCAAACCGCGATTGGGGTTCGTCGTCTCTATGAAATCATGCAAAGCGAACTTTCATCATCACGGACAATCCTAACCTATGTTGGCGCAGCAAAAGCACAGGAGAAGCATTAA
- a CDS encoding Na(+)/H(+) antiporter subunit B, with the protein MKWIYIAAGILLYIKMMIMPNPASDGFDISIVEAVVRDSGVPNAVSGIIFRNRLYDTIFEVIVFTIAILGSYFLLANEKPTEKVYQFTDRPSIVLARLGATITSLVSIELAIRGHLSPGGGFAAGVAGGTAIGLIAITSPSEWMQGIYQRWQAATWEKVSVLIFIVLAAVTLLGLEFPDGELGTLVSGGIIPLLNILVAIKVALGSWAVVLLFIRYRGLL; encoded by the coding sequence ATGAAATGGATCTACATTGCAGCAGGGATATTGCTATACATCAAAATGATGATTATGCCCAATCCTGCATCAGATGGGTTCGATATTTCGATTGTCGAAGCGGTTGTCCGAGATAGTGGAGTGCCAAATGCGGTTTCGGGGATCATTTTCAGGAATCGGCTGTATGACACGATCTTTGAGGTGATCGTATTTACGATCGCAATTTTGGGTTCTTATTTTCTACTGGCTAATGAAAAACCGACCGAGAAAGTTTATCAATTTACCGATCGACCATCAATCGTTCTAGCACGTTTGGGAGCAACCATTACCTCGCTAGTAAGCATTGAATTGGCAATTCGAGGACATCTCAGTCCCGGCGGTGGTTTTGCAGCTGGGGTAGCAGGGGGAACAGCGATCGGTTTGATTGCGATTACCTCGCCATCAGAGTGGATGCAGGGGATCTATCAACGATGGCAAGCTGCTACCTGGGAAAAGGTCTCAGTTCTGATTTTCATCGTATTGGCAGCTGTGACTCTGCTCGGATTGGAATTCCCCGATGGAGAGTTAGGTACGCTGGTTAGCGGGGGGATTATCCCTTTACTCAACATTTTAGTGGCTATCAAAGTCGCTTTAGGTTCGTGGGCTGTTGTTTTACTATTTATTCGTTATCGAGGATTGTTGTAG